Proteins found in one Nitratiruptor sp. SB155-2 genomic segment:
- the metE gene encoding 5-methyltetrahydropteroyltriglutamate--homocysteine S-methyltransferase, with translation MTYVTGFPRIGEQRELKFALEKYWNKEIALDELQNVAKSLRKRHWNYQKEAGIDFISSNDFSFYDQMIDTIVMVGAEPEEYKDLEGLDRYFAMARGDKNHKALAMTKWFNTNYHYFVPILHKDQTFSLNLDKVTNEYQEAKELGIETKINLIGPVTFLALSRTTDGSNPLDLLDRLLPIYQEALNRLEKIGAKYVQLDEPALVRDPDEKLLAALQKSYETLKADSLELFVVTYFEHANEAVQILVDTSIDGIGLDFVHGPNNRESVERIAKSGKKLIAGVVDGRNIWISDIEKKVEFLNTLPIDKDQLVVSTSCSLLHVPYTLEYEEKLDSNIKTWLAFAKEKLNELRIIDKLYRSKELGDDEALLEANKKANATRKSSTQIHNKSVQDRLANLTKEECERSMPATKRLELQHEILGYPILPTTTIGSFPQTKEVRAIRKAYKDGVMSEEEYKEKIKEQIAYCVKVQEDIGLDVLVHGEFERNDMVEYFGEFLEGVTFSQNGWVQSYGSRCVKPPIIFGDVSRPKPMTVEWITYAQSLTDKPMKGMLTGPVTMLNWSFVRDDLKRESVYKQMALAIADEVKDLQEAGIKIIQVDEAAFKEGYPLRDANRSEYERVAVESFKIATAVAKPETQIHTHMCYSDFNDIMPTIDAMDADVISIETARNGNRLLEAFKNYNYQKEVGAGVYDIHSPRIPSKEELIKEIEQRMQVFPASKLWINPDCGLKTRKWEEVIPALTNMVEATKEVRKRIVKL, from the coding sequence ATGACATATGTAACAGGATTCCCAAGAATTGGTGAACAAAGAGAACTCAAATTTGCTTTGGAAAAGTACTGGAATAAAGAGATCGCTTTAGACGAACTGCAAAACGTTGCAAAATCACTTCGTAAGCGACACTGGAATTACCAAAAAGAGGCGGGAATAGACTTTATCAGCTCAAACGATTTCAGTTTTTACGATCAGATGATTGACACGATCGTTATGGTTGGGGCAGAACCTGAGGAGTATAAAGATTTGGAAGGGTTGGATCGCTATTTCGCGATGGCTCGAGGTGACAAAAATCATAAAGCGCTCGCAATGACGAAATGGTTCAATACAAACTACCACTATTTCGTGCCGATACTCCATAAAGACCAAACATTTTCTCTCAATCTGGATAAAGTAACAAACGAATATCAAGAGGCGAAAGAACTGGGTATAGAGACAAAGATCAACCTTATCGGGCCGGTAACCTTCTTGGCACTTTCAAGAACGACTGATGGTTCAAATCCGCTCGATCTTCTAGATAGGCTTCTTCCAATCTATCAAGAAGCGTTAAACAGACTTGAAAAGATTGGTGCTAAATACGTTCAACTTGATGAACCGGCATTGGTGAGAGATCCGGATGAAAAACTCCTCGCTGCATTACAAAAATCGTATGAAACCTTAAAAGCAGATAGTCTTGAACTTTTTGTCGTAACCTATTTTGAGCATGCAAATGAAGCTGTCCAAATACTCGTCGATACCTCCATTGATGGAATTGGTCTCGATTTCGTACATGGTCCTAACAATAGAGAATCTGTTGAAAGAATTGCAAAAAGTGGAAAAAAACTTATCGCCGGCGTAGTTGATGGTAGAAACATCTGGATAAGTGATATAGAGAAGAAAGTGGAATTTTTAAACACACTCCCGATAGACAAGGACCAGCTCGTCGTCTCAACAAGCTGCTCACTTTTGCACGTTCCATATACTTTGGAATATGAAGAGAAACTGGACAGCAACATAAAGACCTGGCTCGCTTTTGCAAAAGAGAAATTAAATGAGCTTAGAATCATTGATAAGCTTTATAGAAGCAAAGAGCTTGGAGATGATGAAGCACTTTTGGAAGCCAATAAAAAAGCAAATGCAACTAGAAAAAGCTCTACTCAGATTCACAACAAAAGTGTCCAAGATAGACTTGCAAACTTGACAAAAGAGGAATGTGAACGATCTATGCCAGCAACAAAGAGACTTGAGCTTCAGCATGAAATCCTCGGATATCCGATCTTGCCGACTACGACAATCGGAAGTTTTCCACAAACAAAAGAGGTTAGGGCCATTAGAAAAGCTTACAAAGATGGTGTGATGAGTGAAGAGGAGTACAAAGAGAAGATCAAAGAGCAGATTGCATACTGCGTCAAAGTGCAAGAAGATATCGGTCTTGATGTTTTGGTGCATGGCGAGTTTGAGAGAAACGATATGGTGGAGTATTTCGGCGAGTTTCTTGAAGGGGTGACATTTAGCCAAAATGGATGGGTGCAAAGCTATGGAAGCAGATGCGTCAAACCTCCTATCATTTTCGGGGATGTCAGCAGACCAAAACCGATGACGGTAGAGTGGATTACCTATGCACAAAGTCTCACGGACAAACCGATGAAAGGGATGTTAACCGGTCCTGTGACGATGCTCAACTGGAGTTTTGTACGAGATGATCTTAAACGGGAGTCGGTCTATAAGCAGATGGCGTTGGCGATTGCCGATGAAGTGAAAGATTTGCAAGAAGCCGGTATTAAGATTATCCAAGTAGATGAAGCGGCTTTCAAAGAGGGGTATCCTTTGCGAGATGCAAATAGAAGCGAGTATGAAAGAGTCGCTGTTGAGAGTTTTAAAATCGCAACCGCCGTGGCTAAACCCGAAACACAAATTCACACCCATATGTGTTACAGCGACTTTAACGATATCATGCCGACAATTGATGCGATGGATGCAGATGTGATTTCCATCGAGACGGCACGAAACGGAAACAGACTCTTGGAGGCTTTTAAAAACTACAACTACCAAAAAGAGGTTGGTGCGGGCGTTTACGATATTCACTCTCCGAGAATTCCGAGTAAAGAAGAACTTATTAAAGAGATTGAACAAAGAATGCAGGTTTTCCCAGCCAGTAAACTTTGGATCAATCCGGACTGCGGGCTTAAAACCAGAAAATGGGAAGAAGTGATTCCGGCTTTGACAAATATGGTAGAAGCAACGAAAGAGGTGCGAAAACGTATTGTTAAGCTATAA
- a CDS encoding aspartoacylase, which produces MKVTISGGVHGNELTGVYIVKKLMHDDFQVKNLQLDFLLANPKAIKECRRYVDKDLNRSFSKDALQSDEPIYEYERAKVITQKLQDCDFLIDLHTTTANMGITIVLSNQDSLSENVAKILASEYENVRILQWLSNDEGAFINSIVPSSITIEVGPVCQGVLDANLYFQTLKVVKRAIDILEKEEALQEKVQAFRIYDAIDFPRKDRDLNGMIHPELAGKDYQLLHPGDPIFLTFDEREIFYEGKEAYPVFINEAAYYEKGMAFCLSESIFL; this is translated from the coding sequence ATGAAAGTTACAATTAGTGGCGGTGTTCATGGAAATGAGCTTACAGGGGTTTATATTGTTAAAAAACTAATGCATGATGACTTTCAAGTTAAAAATCTTCAACTTGATTTTCTCCTAGCCAATCCAAAAGCAATAAAAGAGTGCAGACGCTATGTCGATAAAGATCTTAATAGATCTTTTAGTAAAGATGCATTGCAAAGCGATGAACCAATATATGAGTATGAACGGGCAAAAGTGATTACTCAAAAATTACAAGATTGTGACTTTTTAATAGATCTGCATACCACAACAGCCAATATGGGTATTACTATCGTACTTAGCAACCAGGATAGCTTGAGTGAAAATGTGGCTAAAATCTTGGCAAGTGAATATGAGAATGTCCGAATATTGCAATGGCTCAGTAACGATGAAGGTGCTTTTATCAACTCAATCGTTCCATCTTCCATTACTATAGAAGTTGGTCCTGTGTGTCAAGGAGTGTTGGATGCAAATCTCTATTTCCAAACTCTTAAAGTTGTAAAAAGGGCCATCGATATTTTGGAAAAAGAAGAGGCATTGCAAGAAAAGGTTCAAGCCTTTCGCATATACGATGCAATCGACTTCCCAAGAAAGGATAGGGATTTGAATGGAATGATCCATCCAGAGCTTGCAGGTAAAGACTATCAACTCCTACACCCGGGAGATCCTATTTTTCTGACCTTTGATGAACGAGAAATTTTTTATGAAGGAAAAGAAGCGTACCCCGTTTTTATCAACGAAGCGGCGTATTACGAAAAAGGGATGGCCTTTTGTTTGAGTGAATCGATTTTCCTCTGA